In Halobacteriovorax marinus SJ, the following proteins share a genomic window:
- the lpdA gene encoding dihydrolipoyl dehydrogenase encodes MSEYDVVVIGSGPGGYVCAIRMAQLGFKTAIVEKYPTLGGTCLNVGCIPSKAWLESSERFYDASHHFADHGIETGKVKVDISKMSARVQKVVSDTCGGIDFLMKKNKIEVLRGVGSLKDKNTVVVKGEKEIEVKAKNIVLATGSKPSTLPFIKLDKERVITSTEALKLEEVPKHLVVIGGGVIGLEMGQVFLRLGAKVSVVEYADSMIAAMDSELGKNLQRVLKKQGMEFYAGHGVTSVERKGKKVTVVAKKNKDGKEVKIESDYCLVAVGRRPFTDGLGLENAGVQVDERGVVVTDHNLQTSVPNIYAIGDIVKGPMLAHKAEEEGVYVAELLAGQKPHLNYNLIPGVVYTWPEVSSVGQTEEQLKASKVPYKKGSFPFKASGRARAGNESDGLIKVLAHKDTDEILGVHMIGPRCADLIGEAVVAMEFRASAEDIARICHGHPTYTESFKEACLAATEDRAIHI; translated from the coding sequence ATGAGTGAATATGATGTAGTAGTTATCGGTTCTGGTCCTGGTGGATATGTTTGTGCTATTAGAATGGCGCAACTTGGTTTTAAAACAGCGATAGTTGAAAAATATCCAACTCTAGGTGGGACTTGTTTAAACGTAGGGTGTATCCCTTCTAAAGCATGGTTAGAGTCTTCAGAGAGATTCTATGATGCTTCTCACCACTTTGCTGATCACGGTATTGAAACAGGTAAGGTCAAAGTTGATATTTCTAAAATGAGCGCTAGAGTACAGAAAGTTGTCTCTGACACTTGTGGAGGAATTGATTTTCTTATGAAGAAGAATAAGATTGAAGTTCTTCGTGGAGTGGGAAGTCTTAAAGATAAGAATACGGTTGTTGTAAAAGGTGAGAAAGAAATAGAAGTTAAGGCAAAGAATATTGTTCTTGCTACTGGTTCTAAGCCTTCGACTCTACCTTTTATTAAGCTTGATAAAGAAAGAGTTATTACTTCAACTGAGGCCCTAAAGTTAGAGGAAGTTCCAAAGCACCTTGTAGTTATTGGTGGTGGAGTTATTGGCCTTGAAATGGGACAAGTATTTCTACGCCTTGGAGCAAAGGTTTCTGTTGTTGAGTATGCAGACTCAATGATTGCGGCTATGGATTCTGAGTTAGGAAAGAATTTACAGAGAGTTCTTAAGAAGCAGGGGATGGAGTTCTATGCTGGTCATGGAGTAACTTCTGTTGAGAGAAAAGGAAAGAAAGTCACAGTTGTGGCCAAGAAGAATAAAGACGGTAAAGAAGTAAAGATCGAAAGTGATTATTGCCTCGTTGCCGTAGGAAGAAGGCCATTCACTGATGGACTTGGGCTTGAGAATGCTGGAGTTCAAGTAGATGAGAGAGGGGTTGTTGTAACCGATCATAATTTACAGACAAGTGTCCCTAATATCTACGCTATCGGAGATATTGTTAAAGGGCCAATGCTTGCACATAAGGCCGAAGAAGAGGGTGTCTATGTTGCCGAGTTATTAGCAGGTCAAAAACCTCACTTGAATTATAATCTTATTCCTGGTGTTGTTTACACTTGGCCAGAAGTTTCTTCTGTTGGACAGACTGAAGAGCAGCTCAAGGCTTCAAAGGTTCCTTACAAGAAAGGTTCTTTCCCATTTAAGGCCTCTGGTAGAGCAAGAGCAGGTAATGAGTCTGACGGGCTTATTAAAGTCTTGGCCCATAAAGATACAGATGAAATACTTGGTGTCCATATGATTGGCCCAAGGTGTGCTGATCTAATTGGTGAAGCCGTTGTGGCCATGGAGTTTAGGGCATCTGCTGAGGATATTGCGAGAATTTGTCACGGTCATCCTACTTACACAGAGAGTTTTAAAGAAGCATGTCTTGCAGCTACTGAAGATAGAGCGATCCATATCTAA
- a CDS encoding coiled-coil domain-containing protein — protein MTKKKFNLQEKLKNISKESGHQTFEDQSWSVYPPIIEAEQAFDFNYSLDENIPTPPKFDKKKFESKGKEVETPMIEPSDIEVQSEEGSQSEITTLKKVRKKELKALKNAKSDYLKLKNIEEDINQKLEFEKTKNGNYRKSLCEVKGNLNNLSKELDGLKSQRGQLELENKSLERELLRLEQRKSESEETINSISKENGALTEKLANIHRDMNEAESIYNANLDLISSYKKQVVENKESINTLLSEIDYKNKEIDHKNETIDLLKEDIEQTRSLQSKITSELDQLIVEYKKSEKELEEIKSRKDILNKEIQEIEISSSDYSHRKASLFKEFNEQESLVFELMETLKSLKSDVESKRLIVESHESKIYQAQKSISEYETQKSTLEAVLIKRKQEIHKYTKVYELKLSKLDQLENDNFNLKRTCESLLATIEESKLQRSVLSRKLNQLKVENDKSLGQIELLDKELVKTSYENDTLEKSIQNITLEKVVNLEKISSLRKEISRIQKSIEVYQVELKNIQSNVNRQSEQLLGLRVKRDEKLSKLDSLKSQFSEQKYKAKLSIKEKREISREIQELDTQYSQMEEKSKYFQQLSSELKSEKLKMMDEKISLEQRVSLLTTSLQESESELSTQKNIVSSLQGELESVTRYAQEIRSKRDILEKQIPKIRGKKLEISELSNAAMTNRKSLEEEIINLEREKGRLESEILKDKESYSELNAKYLSIESNLKKSKSAISDYKVAKEKLVAQIQTREQLIKSKSAAASELVKEQRRLEIEIGDLKSTFNNSNSNLIDINLNISSMKENIRRKKDELNEVKVKYNSLTNNNRELNVDRDQQIILINELEKTKLRYINLIDDMIAKNGAQESKLKSNDDYIEKLQEEVNSLKDNVYTLANYTKKKAS, from the coding sequence ATGACGAAGAAGAAGTTTAATCTACAAGAAAAATTAAAAAATATATCAAAAGAGAGTGGTCATCAAACTTTTGAAGATCAATCTTGGAGTGTTTATCCGCCTATCATTGAGGCCGAGCAAGCATTCGACTTTAATTATTCCTTAGATGAGAATATCCCAACACCACCTAAGTTTGATAAGAAGAAATTTGAGAGCAAGGGGAAAGAAGTTGAAACACCTATGATTGAGCCTTCAGATATTGAAGTTCAGAGTGAAGAAGGTAGTCAAAGTGAGATCACTACTCTTAAAAAGGTAAGAAAGAAAGAACTTAAAGCTCTAAAGAATGCTAAGAGCGATTATTTAAAATTAAAAAATATTGAAGAAGATATTAATCAGAAACTTGAGTTTGAAAAAACGAAGAATGGCAATTATAGAAAATCTCTTTGTGAAGTAAAAGGGAATTTAAATAATCTCTCTAAAGAACTGGATGGACTTAAGAGCCAGAGAGGACAACTAGAATTAGAGAATAAGTCACTAGAAAGAGAACTCCTTAGACTGGAGCAGAGAAAGAGCGAAAGTGAAGAGACGATTAATAGTATTAGTAAGGAAAATGGTGCCTTAACAGAGAAATTGGCAAATATTCATAGAGATATGAATGAGGCCGAAAGTATCTATAATGCTAATCTCGATTTAATTTCAAGCTATAAGAAACAGGTTGTCGAAAATAAAGAAAGTATAAATACACTCTTAAGTGAAATAGATTATAAGAATAAAGAAATTGATCACAAGAATGAAACGATAGATCTATTGAAAGAGGATATTGAGCAGACTAGATCTCTGCAAAGTAAAATAACTTCCGAGTTAGACCAATTAATTGTTGAATATAAAAAGAGTGAGAAGGAACTCGAAGAAATTAAATCTCGAAAAGATATCTTAAACAAAGAGATTCAAGAGATTGAGATTAGCTCTAGTGATTACTCTCATCGAAAAGCAAGCTTATTTAAAGAGTTTAATGAGCAAGAATCACTTGTTTTTGAGTTAATGGAAACTCTAAAGTCTCTAAAGAGTGATGTTGAGTCTAAGAGATTAATTGTAGAGTCTCATGAGTCAAAGATATATCAAGCACAGAAATCCATTTCAGAGTATGAAACGCAGAAATCGACTTTAGAAGCAGTCCTTATAAAGAGAAAGCAAGAAATTCACAAATACACTAAAGTATATGAATTAAAGCTTAGTAAATTAGATCAATTAGAAAATGACAATTTTAACCTTAAAAGAACTTGTGAGAGTTTACTTGCAACAATTGAGGAAAGTAAATTACAGAGAAGTGTACTCTCTAGAAAGCTAAATCAACTTAAAGTTGAAAACGATAAATCACTTGGGCAAATAGAGTTACTAGACAAAGAGTTAGTTAAGACGTCGTATGAGAATGATACTCTCGAAAAGAGCATTCAAAATATAACTCTTGAGAAGGTTGTTAATCTAGAAAAAATATCGAGCTTACGCAAAGAGATTTCAAGAATTCAAAAGTCTATTGAGGTTTATCAAGTTGAACTTAAAAATATTCAGTCTAATGTTAATAGACAATCAGAGCAATTACTTGGTCTAAGAGTTAAGAGGGACGAGAAACTCTCTAAACTTGATTCTTTGAAGTCGCAGTTTAGTGAGCAAAAGTATAAAGCAAAGCTATCAATTAAAGAGAAGAGAGAAATTTCACGAGAAATACAAGAGCTAGATACTCAATATTCACAGATGGAAGAAAAGAGTAAGTATTTTCAACAATTATCTAGTGAACTGAAGAGTGAAAAGCTTAAGATGATGGACGAGAAAATATCTCTAGAGCAAAGAGTAAGCTTACTTACAACATCTTTGCAGGAGTCTGAAAGTGAGCTCTCAACACAGAAAAATATTGTAAGCTCACTGCAGGGTGAACTCGAGAGTGTTACTCGGTATGCCCAAGAAATTAGAAGTAAGAGAGATATTCTTGAGAAACAAATTCCAAAGATTAGAGGAAAGAAGTTAGAAATTTCTGAGCTCTCTAATGCGGCCATGACAAATCGCAAATCCTTAGAAGAAGAAATTATTAACTTGGAAAGAGAAAAGGGAAGACTTGAGAGTGAAATTCTAAAGGATAAGGAAAGCTATTCTGAGTTGAATGCAAAATATCTTAGTATTGAATCAAATCTTAAGAAATCAAAATCTGCAATTAGTGATTATAAAGTAGCAAAAGAGAAGTTAGTCGCTCAGATTCAAACAAGAGAGCAGCTAATTAAGTCAAAATCTGCGGCCGCTAGTGAACTTGTAAAAGAGCAGAGACGCTTAGAAATAGAGATTGGCGATTTAAAGAGTACGTTTAATAACTCCAATTCAAATCTAATTGATATCAATTTAAATATTTCTTCTATGAAAGAGAATATTCGAAGAAAGAAAGATGAACTCAATGAAGTGAAGGTCAAATACAACTCATTAACTAATAATAATAGAGAACTCAATGTTGATAGAGATCAGCAAATTATTCTTATAAATGAGCTAGAAAAAACTAAGCTTCGTTATATTAACTTAATAGATGATATGATTGCTAAGAATGGCGCTCAAGAGAGCAAATTGAAAAGTAATGATGACTATATTGAAAAATTACAAGAAGAAGTTAATTCTCTAAAAGATAATGTCTATACTCTAGCAAATTATACTAAGAAGAAGGCAAGTTAA
- the nqrM gene encoding (Na+)-NQR maturation NqrM, with translation MKMFLVSLVVMLAAIAGMAVGVIFSNKKLKGSCGGLGNVMGEDCMFCEKKTECDKAPEQKEDCLKLEVKDSSVNLTLV, from the coding sequence ATGAAAATGTTTCTTGTTTCATTAGTTGTGATGCTCGCTGCTATAGCAGGTATGGCCGTTGGTGTAATCTTTAGTAATAAAAAACTAAAGGGCTCATGTGGTGGCCTAGGTAATGTTATGGGTGAGGATTGTATGTTCTGTGAGAAGAAAACGGAATGTGATAAGGCACCAGAGCAGAAAGAAGATTGTCTTAAGTTGGAAGTAAAAGACTCAAGTGTTAACCTAACTCTTGTTTAA
- a CDS encoding FAD:protein FMN transferase translates to MCRLLFLFIFSLGFVACSNSSKPLIIDGKTMGTTYHIKYFQSEVELNRKELKNSVDALLVSVNQSMSTYIKSSEISTFNKSRQMTWQKASKEILFVTNRALEIGHKTGGSYDPTLGPLVNLWGFGPNGKREVPEASAIAKARESVGLSLLSVDVEKGQWKKNHPNVYVDLSSLAKGYGVDEVALLLGRSGAKNYMVEIGGEVRTSGSKNGAPWKIAIESPDIENPKAIYPKILNLNNAALATSGNYRNFFTQNKKNYSHTIDFKTGRPVAHTLASVSVANTDSCMNADAWATALMSLGFEKGYKLAQELKLAAYFIYKLDNNKHFVSKGTDEFNKLFK, encoded by the coding sequence ATGTGCAGATTACTGTTTTTATTCATTTTTAGCTTAGGCTTTGTTGCCTGTTCAAACTCATCTAAACCATTGATTATAGATGGGAAAACCATGGGGACGACTTATCATATTAAGTATTTCCAATCTGAAGTAGAACTAAATAGAAAAGAGCTAAAAAACTCAGTTGACGCGCTGCTTGTTTCTGTCAATCAAAGTATGTCTACTTATATTAAGTCATCTGAAATTTCGACTTTTAATAAAAGCCGTCAAATGACTTGGCAAAAAGCTTCCAAAGAGATTCTCTTTGTTACCAATAGAGCATTGGAGATAGGCCATAAGACAGGTGGGTCATATGATCCAACTCTAGGCCCTCTAGTAAATCTTTGGGGATTTGGGCCAAATGGCAAGAGAGAAGTTCCAGAGGCTTCGGCCATCGCTAAAGCGAGAGAGAGTGTTGGACTTTCTCTGTTGAGCGTGGATGTTGAGAAAGGGCAGTGGAAGAAAAATCATCCTAATGTCTATGTTGATCTCTCATCTTTGGCCAAGGGTTACGGAGTAGATGAAGTTGCACTTCTCTTAGGCAGAAGTGGAGCTAAAAACTATATGGTTGAGATCGGTGGAGAGGTGAGAACTTCTGGCTCAAAGAATGGGGCTCCTTGGAAGATTGCAATTGAATCACCCGATATTGAAAACCCTAAAGCAATCTATCCAAAGATTCTAAATCTAAATAATGCGGCACTGGCCACGAGTGGAAATTATAGGAACTTTTTTACTCAGAATAAGAAGAATTATTCCCATACAATTGACTTTAAAACAGGAAGACCTGTTGCACACACTCTCGCAAGCGTTAGTGTGGCCAATACTGATTCGTGTATGAATGCAGATGCCTGGGCGACAGCTTTGATGTCTTTAGGCTTTGAGAAAGGGTACAAATTAGCGCAAGAGTTAAAACTTGCAGCATATTTTATTTATAAGCTTGATAATAATAAACATTTTGTCTCTAAGGGGACGGATGAATTTAATAAACTTTTTAAGTAG
- a CDS encoding sensor histidine kinase, whose amino-acid sequence MNSIIELDKILSGLDQDMSCASFLERISTSLPFRGVAYVDLPETLPAKVDSRFIYSSGKRLSDIQFFIGDSVRRKIKSTIWTPDNFLIDPKDLDNQEVISRFKIKVLSRVPIYLDCNTILGIIYFAHDEEINEGRYELFAALNAIGAIFSRIFYREFGCELPGAHAQVDLLKKMLDSSHDLISSVIHDLSNPLTVIYFETQKSLSNKERDITKSLTNIENSIDQIYKIIDSTKKFFSKNKEKEDLEVVKIEDVSDFINFQFSAFFLEKNLKFESSAHELEFIAFKSTFFNTVIASIISNSIRYSPEDSTIKIYGVEKSGRVEVVIEDEAGGFPKEVLENLDSNFKSKPSPSTGGDIGSGMGLVLAKSYLQIMNGQLEIETLDKGSRITLKMSK is encoded by the coding sequence ATGAATTCTATAATTGAATTAGATAAAATACTTTCAGGCCTCGATCAAGATATGAGCTGTGCTAGCTTTTTAGAGAGAATATCTACATCTCTTCCTTTTAGAGGTGTTGCTTATGTCGATCTACCTGAAACACTTCCTGCAAAAGTTGACTCTAGGTTTATTTACTCTAGTGGTAAGAGATTAAGCGATATTCAATTCTTTATAGGGGACTCTGTTCGAAGAAAAATTAAGAGTACAATCTGGACTCCTGATAATTTCTTAATTGATCCAAAAGACTTAGATAATCAAGAAGTCATATCACGCTTCAAGATAAAAGTTCTCTCAAGAGTACCAATCTATTTAGATTGTAATACAATTCTTGGAATTATCTACTTTGCTCATGATGAAGAAATAAATGAGGGAAGGTATGAGTTATTTGCAGCACTCAATGCCATTGGAGCGATTTTCTCTAGAATCTTTTATAGAGAATTTGGTTGTGAACTACCAGGGGCTCATGCACAAGTAGATTTACTAAAGAAAATGTTAGACTCAAGTCATGATCTCATTTCATCAGTTATTCACGATCTTTCAAATCCTTTAACAGTAATCTACTTTGAAACACAGAAGTCTCTTTCTAATAAAGAAAGGGACATTACAAAGTCACTTACTAATATTGAAAACTCTATTGACCAAATTTATAAAATTATAGACTCTACTAAGAAGTTCTTCTCTAAGAATAAAGAGAAGGAAGACTTAGAGGTTGTGAAAATTGAAGACGTTTCTGACTTTATTAATTTTCAATTTAGTGCATTCTTTCTAGAGAAGAATCTTAAGTTTGAAAGTAGTGCTCATGAGCTTGAGTTCATTGCCTTTAAAAGTACATTCTTCAATACAGTGATCGCATCAATAATTTCTAACTCCATCAGATATTCTCCAGAGGATTCGACCATCAAAATTTATGGAGTAGAGAAATCGGGCCGAGTAGAAGTCGTCATTGAAGATGAGGCCGGTGGTTTTCCAAAAGAAGTTTTAGAGAATTTAGATAGTAACTTTAAGTCTAAGCCTTCTCCTTCCACTGGGGGAGATATTGGCTCGGGTATGGGACTTGTACTCGCCAAGTCATACTTGCAAATCATGAATGGGCAATTAGAGATTGAAACCCTAGATAAGGGAAGTCGAATTACTTTAAAGATGTCCAAGTAA
- the odhB gene encoding 2-oxoglutarate dehydrogenase complex dihydrolipoyllysine-residue succinyltransferase yields MSIEIKIPSIGESITEVTLAAWLKESGDYVEEGEILCEIESDKATVELPAESSGILTIADSAEEGAELEIGAVIATLDTSAEAPAGGASAPKEDAAPAPVAEAAPASGGDKNYPSPAAKKILDEKGIATDSVSGSGKDGRITKADALSAKGSSASAAAPAPSAPEQVVLSGGVSREKRVEKMTRLRKTIAKRLTEAKNETAMLTTFNEVDMHNVMALRSKYKDAFKDKHDIGLGFMSFFTKACTMALKEVPGVNAQIDGENIVYHDYADVGIAVSTPKGLVVPVVRNAESMSLAQIEKEIRRLALKGRDGKLGIDEMQGGTFTITNGGVFGSMLSTPIINIPQSAILGMHNIVERPVAINGQVVIHPVMYLALSYDHRIVDGKESVTFLKTVKELIEDPSRMLLDI; encoded by the coding sequence ATGAGTATTGAAATTAAAATTCCAAGTATTGGAGAATCGATTACTGAAGTTACATTAGCTGCTTGGTTAAAAGAAAGTGGTGACTACGTTGAAGAGGGAGAGATCCTCTGTGAAATCGAGTCAGACAAAGCAACCGTAGAACTTCCTGCTGAATCTAGCGGAATTTTAACTATTGCCGATTCTGCAGAAGAAGGGGCAGAGTTAGAGATTGGTGCTGTTATTGCGACCCTCGATACAAGTGCTGAAGCTCCTGCTGGAGGAGCAAGTGCTCCAAAAGAAGATGCGGCACCTGCACCAGTTGCAGAAGCTGCGCCAGCAAGTGGTGGAGATAAGAATTATCCTTCTCCTGCAGCTAAGAAAATATTAGATGAAAAAGGAATTGCTACTGATTCTGTTAGTGGTTCTGGCAAAGACGGAAGAATTACTAAAGCCGATGCTCTTAGTGCAAAAGGTTCAAGTGCTAGTGCAGCTGCTCCAGCTCCAAGTGCTCCTGAGCAAGTTGTGCTAAGTGGTGGAGTAAGTCGTGAGAAGAGAGTTGAGAAAATGACTCGTCTTAGAAAGACTATTGCTAAGCGCTTAACAGAAGCTAAGAATGAAACAGCAATGCTTACAACTTTTAATGAAGTGGATATGCACAATGTGATGGCCCTTCGTTCAAAATATAAAGATGCTTTTAAAGATAAGCACGACATCGGTCTAGGGTTTATGTCTTTCTTTACTAAGGCCTGTACTATGGCATTGAAAGAGGTTCCTGGAGTTAATGCTCAAATCGATGGTGAGAATATTGTTTATCACGACTACGCTGATGTTGGGATCGCGGTTTCAACTCCTAAAGGTTTAGTTGTTCCAGTGGTAAGAAATGCAGAGAGCATGAGCTTAGCACAAATAGAGAAAGAAATTCGTAGACTTGCTCTTAAAGGGCGTGATGGAAAGCTAGGTATTGATGAAATGCAAGGTGGAACATTTACGATCACTAATGGTGGAGTCTTTGGATCTATGCTTTCAACTCCAATTATTAATATTCCACAATCTGCAATCTTAGGAATGCATAATATTGTAGAGAGACCAGTGGCCATTAATGGTCAGGTTGTTATTCACCCTGTGATGTACTTAGCACTATCTTATGATCACAGAATTGTAGATGGAAAAGAGTCTGTAACATTCCTTAAAACAGTTAAGGAATTAATTGAAGATCCTTCAAGAATGTTACTAGATATCTAA
- a CDS encoding 2-oxoglutarate dehydrogenase E1 component, producing MKNPIDFSHLSSSDISFIDSLYEDYKRDKDSVDLSWKKFFEGFEFASGTGASGGGGDFDEARLRKEFNVFRLIQSYRARGHLISDTNPIRPRRDRHARISLADYGLEESDLDSTFICGEFVNLGPCKLRDIISRMEKLYCGKIGIEYMHSNDTDIRRWVREKFEVGADHIDMPLDKKKRILSKLNEASVFENFLQTKYTGQKRFSLEGGDTTIPALDAIINKGSELGAEEFVIGMAHRGRLNVLANIIGKTYEYIFSEFEGSSLEQQQGQGDGDVKYHMGFTSVREATTGKDVTLKILPNPSHLEAVAPVVNGYCRAQIDIAYNDESKIVPIIIHGDAAVAGQGIVYETLQMSELPAYRSGGSIHFVINNQIGFTTDFSDARSSNYSTSVAKTLNIPIIHVNGDYPEHVVYACELAMEFRQKFKKDIFIDMVCYRKHGHNEGDEPKYTQPHLYGLISKVKNPRELYLDRLITSGSINKSLAKEMQDEFKALLSDRFNNVKQNVIPKKSSGPHKEWKNLRWSKPEDFETSPSTKVSKKELEKVVKAISSTPEGFKTLRKAQKLLDLRKKMFADDTVDWALAELMAYGTLLTEDANIRFTGQDVIRGTFSHRHAKVFDEKTNNAYCGLSEIEKGQGDIYIYNSLLSEYAVLGFEYGYSQATPRALNIWEAQFGDFSNGAQIMIDQFITAGESKWQRMSNIVMLLPHGYEGAGPEHSSCRPERFLQMCAEENMVVCNFTTPANMFHALRRQLKWEFRKPLVVFTPKSLLRHPLCTSKLEDFTKGGMQELIDDSWVKAKDVKRVLFCSGKVYYDLLAKQQEENRKDIAIVRLEQLYPLPANQIKEVFKRYGKAQHYWVQEEPMNMGAWTYLLRWRDLVGDFTCISRKSSASPASGYAAVHLREQQEILDKAFAK from the coding sequence ATGAAAAACCCAATTGATTTCTCTCACTTGTCCAGCTCGGACATCTCTTTTATTGATTCACTTTATGAAGATTACAAACGCGACAAAGACTCTGTCGATCTCTCTTGGAAGAAGTTCTTTGAAGGTTTTGAGTTTGCAAGTGGAACTGGTGCCAGTGGTGGTGGCGGTGACTTTGATGAAGCTAGACTTAGAAAAGAGTTTAATGTCTTTAGGCTAATTCAATCTTATAGAGCTAGAGGACATTTAATTTCAGATACAAACCCAATTCGTCCACGTAGAGATAGACATGCAAGAATTAGTCTTGCCGATTATGGACTAGAAGAAAGTGATCTTGATTCAACTTTTATCTGCGGTGAGTTCGTAAACTTAGGACCGTGTAAGCTTAGAGATATTATCTCTCGTATGGAAAAGCTATACTGTGGAAAAATTGGTATCGAATATATGCACTCAAACGATACAGATATCAGACGTTGGGTGAGAGAGAAATTTGAAGTCGGTGCAGATCATATTGATATGCCGCTAGATAAGAAGAAGAGAATTCTTAGCAAGCTAAATGAAGCAAGTGTTTTTGAAAACTTCTTACAAACTAAGTATACCGGACAGAAGAGATTTTCACTAGAAGGTGGAGACACAACTATTCCTGCTCTCGATGCAATTATAAATAAGGGGAGTGAGCTTGGGGCTGAAGAATTTGTTATCGGTATGGCCCATAGAGGACGTCTAAATGTTTTAGCAAATATTATTGGTAAGACATACGAATATATTTTCTCAGAATTTGAGGGAAGCTCACTTGAGCAGCAACAAGGTCAAGGTGATGGAGATGTGAAGTATCACATGGGCTTCACTTCTGTAAGAGAGGCGACAACAGGAAAAGATGTTACACTTAAAATCTTACCTAACCCTTCTCACTTAGAAGCAGTTGCTCCAGTTGTTAATGGGTACTGTAGAGCACAGATTGATATTGCTTATAACGATGAGTCTAAAATTGTCCCAATCATTATTCATGGTGATGCCGCCGTTGCTGGCCAGGGGATTGTTTATGAAACATTACAGATGTCTGAGCTTCCAGCCTATAGATCTGGTGGAAGTATTCACTTTGTTATTAATAATCAAATCGGTTTTACAACTGACTTCAGTGACGCTAGGTCATCAAATTATTCTACATCAGTAGCGAAGACTTTAAATATTCCTATTATTCACGTGAATGGGGATTACCCTGAGCATGTTGTCTATGCTTGTGAATTGGCGATGGAGTTTAGACAAAAGTTTAAGAAAGATATCTTCATCGATATGGTTTGTTATAGAAAGCATGGTCACAACGAAGGTGATGAGCCTAAGTATACTCAGCCACATCTCTATGGATTGATCTCCAAGGTTAAGAATCCAAGAGAGCTCTACCTTGATCGTTTAATCACATCAGGTTCAATTAATAAGAGCTTGGCCAAGGAGATGCAAGACGAGTTTAAGGCGCTACTTTCTGATCGTTTCAATAATGTGAAGCAGAATGTGATACCTAAGAAATCAAGTGGTCCACATAAAGAGTGGAAGAACTTAAGATGGTCAAAGCCTGAAGACTTTGAAACTTCTCCTTCGACAAAAGTAAGTAAGAAAGAATTAGAGAAAGTTGTTAAGGCAATTTCTTCAACGCCTGAAGGATTTAAAACTCTTAGAAAAGCACAGAAACTTCTAGACCTTAGAAAGAAGATGTTTGCTGATGATACAGTTGACTGGGCGCTTGCTGAGTTAATGGCCTACGGAACTCTTTTAACTGAAGATGCCAATATTAGATTTACTGGTCAAGATGTAATCAGAGGAACTTTCTCACACAGACATGCTAAGGTCTTTGATGAGAAAACAAATAATGCCTACTGTGGTCTTTCTGAGATTGAGAAAGGGCAGGGAGATATTTATATCTATAACTCTCTTCTTTCTGAATATGCCGTTCTAGGTTTTGAATATGGTTACTCACAGGCAACTCCAAGGGCCCTAAATATTTGGGAAGCTCAATTTGGAGACTTCTCTAATGGTGCTCAAATTATGATCGACCAATTCATCACTGCAGGTGAGAGTAAGTGGCAGAGAATGAGCAATATTGTAATGCTACTTCCTCACGGTTATGAAGGAGCAGGTCCTGAGCACTCTTCATGTAGACCAGAGAGATTTCTACAGATGTGTGCTGAAGAGAATATGGTTGTCTGTAACTTTACGACTCCGGCCAATATGTTCCACGCTTTAAGAAGACAGTTGAAGTGGGAGTTTAGAAAGCCACTCGTTGTATTTACTCCGAAGTCTCTTTTAAGGCATCCTCTTTGTACTTCTAAATTAGAAGACTTCACAAAGGGTGGAATGCAAGAGCTTATTGATGACTCTTGGGTAAAAGCTAAGGATGTTAAGAGAGTACTCTTCTGTTCTGGAAAAGTTTACTACGATCTATTGGCCAAGCAACAAGAGGAAAATAGAAAAGATATTGCAATCGTTAGATTGGAGCAACTTTATCCATTACCTGCTAATCAAATAAAGGAAGTATTTAAGAGGTACGGAAAAGCGCAACACTATTGGGTACAAGAAGAGCCAATGAATATGGGAGCGTGGACATACTTACTGAGATGGCGAGATCTAGTAGGTGACTTTACTTGTATTTCAAGAAAGTCTAGTGCTTCGCCAGCTTCTGGTTACGCAGCAGTTCACTTAAGAGAGCAACAAGAAATTTTAGATAAGGCATTTGCCAAATAA